In a single window of the Azospirillum sp. B510 genome:
- a CDS encoding class I SAM-dependent methyltransferase codes for MAMSSEPLPTTSLSAAPSNDPATPAALALAGYDEGWDSKWTDMRRYGPTGRHLRRIITRLIAALPISTVLDVGCGEGSLIQMLRPAKPAHYAGADFSESALRIARQRTPDAEFFRLDLTEGALERRFDLVLCTDVVEHIKDDVTAIANLARMTGKYLLVATMQGRMRPYETSVGHVRNYRHGELQAKIEATGLTIERVVEWGFPFYSPLYRDLLTLTGARGTEGRYGMVRRLITTALYGLFLANRWTRGDYIFVLARRPDPQP; via the coding sequence ATGGCCATGTCCTCCGAGCCCTTGCCGACCACGTCCCTGTCCGCGGCGCCGTCCAACGATCCCGCCACGCCCGCCGCCCTTGCCCTGGCCGGCTATGACGAGGGGTGGGACAGCAAATGGACCGACATGCGCCGCTACGGTCCGACCGGACGCCATTTGCGCCGCATCATCACCCGCCTGATCGCCGCCCTGCCGATCAGCACGGTGCTAGACGTGGGGTGCGGCGAGGGCTCGCTCATCCAGATGCTGAGGCCGGCAAAACCGGCGCACTATGCCGGGGCCGATTTTTCCGAGAGCGCGCTGCGCATCGCCCGGCAGCGCACGCCGGACGCCGAGTTCTTCCGCCTCGACCTGACCGAAGGGGCGCTCGAGCGCCGGTTCGACCTCGTCCTGTGCACCGATGTGGTCGAACACATCAAGGATGACGTGACCGCCATCGCCAACCTGGCCCGCATGACCGGGAAATACCTGCTGGTCGCGACGATGCAAGGGCGCATGCGCCCTTATGAGACCAGTGTCGGGCATGTGCGCAACTACCGCCATGGCGAGTTGCAGGCGAAGATCGAGGCGACCGGCCTGACGATCGAGCGGGTGGTCGAATGGGGATTCCCCTTCTACTCGCCGCTGTACCGCGACCTGCTGACCCTGACTGGCGCGCGCGGCACCGAAGGCCGGTACGGCATGGTCCGGCGTCTCATCACCACCGCGCTCTACGGCCTGTTCCTGGCCAACCGCTGGACACGCGGCGACTATATCTTCGTGCTGGCGCGCCGGCCCGATCCGCAGCCTTGA
- a CDS encoding glycosyltransferase family 4 protein: MKLLFLNYEYPPIGGGAATASRHLIREWTAMGCEVRVLTSHFTGLPWREETDGAVIHRLPAFRQRLHRARVGEMAAYMAGAALVSPVLAARWRPDAALAFNGIPCGPATWWLRHLTGVPYVVCLRGGDVPGFRCEGIDRFHRLLAPFTRSVWRQGAAVTANSPGLAELARAFMPELEVPVIPNGVDSTLFHPASPEAGIEAGSEAGAAGRPVRLLAVGRLVAQKGIDVLIDALARPELAGVELDVVGDGGWRTALEEQAARLGLAGRVRLHGWLDRAVLAGLYRTVDIFVLPSRDEGMPNVVLEAMASGLPVVASAVAGARDLVVEGETGFLVPPEQPDALAGALLRLTADPMARRALGDRGRRRVEEHFSWRSAALSFLELVERGIAGKAALRSAG, encoded by the coding sequence GTGAAATTGCTGTTTCTCAATTACGAGTACCCGCCGATCGGCGGGGGAGCGGCCACCGCAAGCCGGCACCTGATCCGCGAATGGACGGCGATGGGGTGCGAGGTGCGGGTTCTGACCAGCCATTTCACCGGCCTGCCTTGGCGCGAAGAGACCGATGGCGCGGTGATCCACCGTCTGCCCGCCTTCCGCCAGCGGCTGCACCGCGCCCGTGTCGGCGAGATGGCCGCCTATATGGCGGGCGCCGCGCTCGTCTCCCCGGTGCTGGCGGCCCGCTGGCGGCCCGACGCGGCGCTCGCCTTCAATGGCATTCCCTGCGGGCCGGCCACCTGGTGGCTGCGCCATCTGACCGGCGTGCCCTATGTCGTCTGCCTGCGCGGCGGCGATGTGCCGGGCTTCCGCTGCGAGGGGATCGACCGTTTCCACCGGCTGCTGGCGCCCTTCACCCGCTCGGTGTGGCGCCAGGGTGCGGCGGTCACCGCCAACAGCCCGGGCCTGGCCGAACTCGCCCGCGCCTTCATGCCCGAGCTCGAAGTCCCGGTCATTCCCAACGGGGTCGACAGCACGCTGTTCCACCCGGCATCGCCGGAAGCCGGAATAGAAGCCGGGAGCGAAGCCGGCGCGGCGGGGCGCCCGGTGCGGCTGCTGGCGGTCGGTCGCCTGGTCGCGCAAAAGGGCATCGACGTGCTGATCGACGCCCTGGCCCGCCCGGAGCTGGCCGGCGTGGAACTCGACGTGGTCGGCGATGGCGGCTGGCGCACGGCGTTGGAGGAGCAGGCCGCCAGGCTCGGGCTGGCGGGGCGGGTACGTCTGCATGGCTGGCTCGACCGCGCGGTGCTGGCCGGGCTGTACCGCACCGTCGACATCTTCGTCCTGCCCTCGCGCGACGAGGGCATGCCCAACGTGGTGCTGGAGGCGATGGCCAGCGGGCTGCCGGTGGTCGCCTCCGCCGTGGCCGGCGCGCGTGATCTGGTGGTGGAGGGCGAGACCGGCTTCCTGGTTCCGCCCGAACAGCCGGACGCCCTCGCCGGCGCGCTTCTCCGCCTGACGGCCGACCCGATGGCCAGGCGCGCGCTCGGCGACCGGGGCCGCCGGCGGGTCGAGGAGCATTTCTCCTGGCGCTCGGCCGCCCTGTCCTTTCTGGAACTCGTCGAGCGGGGCATCGCCGGCAAGGCCGCGTTGCGGTCGGCGGGGTGA
- a CDS encoding glycosyltransferase family 2 protein gives MNTRMLSVIAPCHNEEGVIAEFHRRLCAALEGIDEELEFIYVDDGSTDRTPLILHEICKRDPRVAVLRLSRCFGHQMALTAGLDHVEGDAVVIIDADLQDPPETILPMLERWRHGAQVVYGQRLSREGEGRFKLITAKAFYWLINAISDVHIPSNVGDFRLMDRTVVDVVRSMPEQHRLLRAMISWLGYRQEAVPYHRERRYAGVTKYPLRKMVRLALDGLVSSSAVPLRIVSIVGLVTLLSSILGMAGALAWWMSTGRWVPDPLSVFLIGLLFSGLQLFCFGVMGEYIGRIYGEVKSRPLYLVGERLGKGGDAAGRTHRGGRSGTGDPHTMAMTDASR, from the coding sequence ATGAACACGCGGATGCTTTCCGTCATCGCCCCCTGCCATAACGAAGAAGGGGTCATCGCCGAGTTCCACCGGCGGCTGTGCGCGGCGCTCGAAGGGATCGACGAGGAGCTGGAATTCATCTATGTGGATGATGGCAGCACCGACCGCACTCCCCTCATCCTGCACGAGATCTGCAAGCGTGACCCGCGGGTGGCTGTGCTGCGGCTGTCGCGCTGCTTCGGCCATCAGATGGCGCTGACCGCCGGTCTGGACCATGTCGAGGGCGACGCCGTGGTCATCATCGACGCCGATCTGCAGGACCCGCCCGAAACCATCCTGCCCATGCTGGAGCGATGGCGCCACGGCGCCCAGGTGGTGTATGGGCAGCGCCTGTCACGCGAGGGCGAGGGACGGTTCAAGCTGATCACCGCGAAAGCCTTCTATTGGCTGATCAACGCCATTTCCGACGTGCACATCCCCTCCAACGTCGGCGATTTCCGGCTGATGGACCGCACCGTGGTCGATGTGGTGCGCTCCATGCCCGAACAGCACCGTCTGCTGCGGGCCATGATCAGCTGGCTGGGCTACCGGCAGGAGGCGGTTCCCTATCACCGCGAGCGCCGCTATGCGGGCGTCACCAAATACCCGCTGCGCAAGATGGTGCGGCTGGCGCTCGACGGGCTGGTCTCCTCCTCGGCGGTGCCCCTGCGCATCGTCTCGATCGTCGGACTGGTCACCTTGCTGTCCTCGATCCTTGGGATGGCGGGGGCCTTGGCCTGGTGGATGTCCACCGGGCGCTGGGTTCCCGATCCGCTTTCGGTCTTCCTCATCGGCCTGCTGTTTTCCGGCTTGCAGCTCTTCTGCTTCGGAGTGATGGGCGAATATATCGGCCGCATCTATGGCGAGGTGAAAAGCCGCCCGCTGTATCTGGTCGGCGAGCGGCTGGGCAAGGGTGGCGATGCCGCCGGCCGGACGCACCGCGGCGGCAGGTCCGGCACCGGCGATCCGCACACGATGGCGATGACGGACGCCAGCCGATGA
- a CDS encoding lysylphosphatidylglycerol synthase transmembrane domain-containing protein, whose amino-acid sequence MPVSFDNAAPPFGQFAGRAKWLLAAKAAVTLAVVVWLLRRVDWLLAVQRLEQADKGWLFAGFLLVCGGLLVTAIRWQGACAAVNLSLPFGQAVHHSWVGQFFGQVLPAGVGVDAVRGWLAYRSGHAADAVVASLLLDRLAGLLGLLLLDLVAAVALLHDAAPDFALAGLLAGGVMVGGFGGLLLLNRVPLPARIRLRALDTVQAMLKGAEKGVATLAAARTLALSVLVQMLFVGAVLLLARGLGAPIGIQAGFAVVPIALTLASLPISLNGWGIREGAMVAGLHAQGIGTDDAFLVSVLLGTALLIGSLPGGVLWLVKPPEPRPSARR is encoded by the coding sequence ATGCCGGTCTCCTTCGACAACGCCGCACCTCCGTTTGGACAGTTCGCCGGCCGGGCCAAATGGCTGCTCGCGGCCAAGGCGGCCGTCACCCTGGCCGTGGTGGTCTGGCTGCTGCGCCGGGTCGACTGGCTGCTGGCGGTGCAGCGGCTCGAACAGGCGGACAAGGGCTGGTTGTTCGCCGGGTTCCTTCTGGTCTGCGGCGGCCTGCTGGTGACCGCCATCCGCTGGCAGGGCGCCTGCGCCGCCGTCAACCTGTCCCTGCCCTTCGGCCAGGCCGTCCATCACAGCTGGGTCGGCCAGTTCTTCGGCCAGGTCCTGCCGGCCGGGGTCGGGGTGGACGCCGTGCGCGGCTGGCTGGCCTACCGGTCCGGCCATGCCGCCGACGCGGTGGTGGCCAGCCTGCTGCTGGACCGTCTGGCCGGACTGCTTGGATTGTTGTTGCTCGACCTCGTCGCCGCCGTGGCGCTGCTTCATGATGCCGCTCCCGACTTCGCCTTGGCCGGGCTGCTCGCCGGCGGCGTGATGGTCGGTGGTTTTGGCGGCCTCCTGCTGCTCAATCGCGTCCCGCTGCCGGCAAGGATCCGGCTGCGGGCGCTCGATACGGTCCAGGCGATGCTGAAGGGGGCGGAAAAGGGCGTCGCTACCCTGGCGGCGGCCAGGACGCTCGCCTTGTCGGTGCTGGTCCAGATGTTGTTCGTCGGCGCGGTGCTGCTGCTGGCCCGCGGCCTTGGCGCGCCGATCGGCATCCAGGCCGGCTTCGCCGTGGTGCCGATCGCGCTGACCCTGGCCTCGCTGCCCATCTCCCTGAACGGCTGGGGCATTCGCGAGGGCGCCATGGTCGCCGGACTGCATGCCCAGGGGATCGGCACGGACGACGCCTTCCTGGTCTCGGTTCTGTTGGGCACCGCCTTGCTGATCGGCTCACTGCCCGGCGGGGTGTTGTGGCTGGTCAAGCCGCCGGAGCCCCGCCCGTCCGCCCGCCGGTGA
- a CDS encoding glycosyltransferase family 9 protein: protein MNLKALKQADYWIGSVLAILFTPVVWAAHKLLRRDHTPEIRGQLVVVKILGGGSLLIALPALLALRDRYPDRRLTLLCSPAVKKFAELTGVFDDYAVISTDRLGRFLLSCLHVARMVFRADTIINFEMHSKLTSVFCLLTLARNRIGLTLSWNQWQNNLSTHSLFYNDSAPIYLAYAQIARLLGGQVPSMEEAARRFRAHNGLETPRPVPAEFPRPVLALAPYCSDLVPEREFKDAEWASLIRRSHPEAAGSLLILGGPAERERAARSQDALAAALPGWRVVSLAGQESLAGSARWLTGVDELLTIDSGVNHIARLLQVPITSYWGPTEPYRRLAPFTERARETVVYRKCFCAPCVHTMDTAPCRGNNICMQQHLAPQDGRAAEAGWVIRGESS, encoded by the coding sequence ATGAATCTCAAGGCGCTCAAACAAGCCGACTACTGGATCGGATCGGTTCTGGCCATCCTGTTCACCCCGGTGGTCTGGGCGGCGCACAAGCTCCTGCGGCGGGATCACACCCCTGAGATCCGCGGCCAGCTGGTGGTGGTGAAGATCCTCGGCGGCGGCAGCCTGCTGATCGCCCTGCCCGCCCTGTTGGCCTTGCGCGACCGCTATCCCGACCGGCGCCTGACCCTGCTCTGCTCCCCGGCGGTCAAGAAATTCGCCGAGCTGACCGGCGTCTTCGACGATTACGCGGTGATCTCGACCGACCGCCTCGGCCGCTTCCTGCTCAGCTGCCTGCATGTCGCGCGCATGGTCTTCCGGGCCGACACGATCATCAATTTCGAAATGCATTCGAAACTGACCAGTGTCTTCTGCCTGCTCACCCTCGCGCGCAACCGCATTGGGCTGACCTTGAGCTGGAATCAATGGCAGAACAACCTGAGCACGCACTCGCTGTTCTACAATGACAGCGCGCCGATCTATCTCGCCTACGCCCAGATCGCCCGGCTGCTCGGCGGCCAGGTGCCATCGATGGAGGAGGCCGCCCGCCGCTTCCGCGCCCATAACGGCCTGGAGACGCCGCGGCCGGTACCGGCGGAGTTTCCGCGCCCGGTGCTCGCCCTGGCGCCCTACTGTTCCGATCTGGTGCCCGAGCGTGAGTTCAAGGACGCCGAATGGGCCAGCCTGATCAGGCGGAGCCATCCGGAGGCGGCGGGCAGCCTGCTCATCCTGGGCGGTCCGGCCGAGCGGGAGCGCGCCGCGCGCAGCCAGGACGCGCTCGCCGCCGCCCTGCCCGGTTGGCGGGTGGTCAGCTTGGCGGGTCAGGAGAGTCTTGCCGGCTCCGCCCGCTGGCTCACGGGCGTGGATGAGCTGCTGACCATCGACTCCGGCGTCAACCACATCGCCCGTCTTCTGCAGGTTCCGATCACCTCCTACTGGGGGCCGACCGAGCCATATCGGCGGCTTGCCCCCTTCACGGAGCGGGCGCGCGAGACGGTCGTCTACCGGAAATGCTTCTGCGCGCCCTGTGTCCACACCATGGACACCGCACCGTGCCGGGGCAACAACATCTGCATGCAGCAGCACCTCGCCCCGCAGGATGGCCGCGCGGCCGAAGCGGGTTGGGTGATCCGCGGAGAGTCGTCGTGA
- a CDS encoding GMC oxidoreductase: MSRQKIGIVGSGPSGAAVAHRFLEAGYEVTVIDVGLEIEEHLEPFTRADGPVDRDRFLDAVTAQRRRVVGASASLPPKLPFGSDFVYRSIPVNRLSAGAGLHIETSLALGGLSNAWGANVCAVAQRDMTDWPFPASDLTPHFAALDAIVDVSGVVDGIDELYDARLSAQPHHPLSLHGQRILAGVADGREALAVAGLRCGRAKLAVGPKHSINGMGCTSCGLCMHGCPHRAIFNAADVIGSLAGRPGFRYLKGRYVSRYVEGEDGITAHCRLVEGGGGETHRFDRLFIACGVLGSTAIVARSHGLCDRDFVIRDSQKYYFPYLRYRAAKGAVSERTNTLAQVFIQDVGLRTTPHTVHCQLYGVNDLFFESLKAKFGRLAAALMPFGTPMFERMMIGMVYLHSNDSGSLRYRVREDDGLGHVEIGPWPDTRPIFREFMGRLGRFHRLFGGRPLAFLAESSPPGHSLHFGGTLPMSRAPGPGQTDVLGRPFGARRAHVVDTSVLPSIPGTPTTYTVMANALRISTGVLGEMMA, encoded by the coding sequence GTGAGCCGCCAGAAGATCGGCATTGTCGGATCGGGTCCCTCCGGAGCGGCGGTCGCCCACCGCTTCCTGGAGGCCGGGTACGAGGTCACCGTCATCGACGTCGGCCTTGAGATCGAAGAGCATCTGGAACCCTTCACCCGGGCCGACGGGCCGGTCGACCGCGACCGCTTCCTGGACGCGGTCACCGCCCAACGCCGCCGCGTGGTCGGCGCGAGCGCCAGCCTGCCGCCGAAGCTGCCCTTCGGCTCCGATTTCGTCTACCGCTCGATCCCGGTCAATCGCCTGTCCGCCGGGGCGGGTCTGCACATCGAGACCTCGCTGGCGCTCGGCGGGCTCAGCAACGCCTGGGGCGCCAATGTGTGCGCCGTGGCCCAGCGCGACATGACGGACTGGCCGTTTCCCGCCAGCGATCTCACCCCCCATTTCGCCGCGCTCGACGCCATCGTCGATGTCAGCGGGGTGGTCGATGGCATCGACGAGCTCTATGACGCCCGCCTGTCGGCCCAGCCCCATCATCCGCTGAGCCTGCATGGGCAGCGCATCCTCGCAGGCGTCGCGGACGGGCGGGAGGCTCTCGCCGTGGCGGGCCTGCGCTGCGGGCGCGCCAAGCTCGCCGTCGGGCCGAAGCATTCCATCAATGGCATGGGCTGCACCTCCTGCGGCCTGTGCATGCATGGCTGTCCGCACCGGGCCATCTTCAACGCCGCCGATGTCATCGGCTCCCTGGCGGGCCGCCCCGGCTTCCGCTATCTGAAAGGGCGCTACGTCTCGCGCTATGTCGAGGGAGAGGACGGCATCACCGCTCATTGCCGGCTGGTGGAGGGCGGCGGCGGCGAGACGCACCGCTTCGACCGGCTGTTCATCGCCTGCGGAGTGCTCGGGTCCACCGCCATCGTCGCCCGCTCCCACGGTCTGTGCGACCGCGACTTCGTCATTCGCGACAGCCAGAAATATTATTTCCCCTACCTGCGTTACCGTGCGGCCAAGGGGGCCGTCAGCGAGCGGACCAACACGCTGGCCCAGGTCTTCATCCAGGATGTGGGGCTGCGCACCACCCCTCACACCGTGCATTGCCAGCTCTATGGTGTGAACGACCTGTTCTTCGAGTCGCTCAAGGCGAAGTTCGGCCGTCTCGCCGCGGCGCTGATGCCGTTCGGCACGCCGATGTTCGAGCGCATGATGATCGGGATGGTCTATCTGCACTCCAACGATTCCGGGAGCCTGCGCTACCGGGTGCGCGAGGATGACGGGCTCGGGCATGTCGAGATCGGCCCCTGGCCCGACACCCGCCCGATCTTCCGGGAGTTCATGGGCCGGCTCGGCCGCTTCCACCGGCTGTTCGGCGGCCGGCCGCTGGCCTTCCTGGCGGAAAGCAGCCCGCCCGGCCACAGCCTGCATTTCGGCGGGACCCTGCCGATGAGCCGTGCGCCGGGGCCGGGACAGACCGATGTGCTGGGTCGCCCGTTCGGCGCCCGGCGGGCGCATGTGGTCGACACCTCGGTCCTGCCCTCCATTCCCGGCACTCCCACCACCTACACCGTGATGGCGAACGCCTTGCGCATCAGTACCGGCGTGCTGGGCGAGATGATGGCCTGA
- a CDS encoding NAD-dependent epimerase/dehydratase family protein has translation MRHIVIGSSGFVGQRLVQALRAAGKPVVAFSRAPAPDGGDAGLFVAGDLRKPEDLDRLGMRPDDVVHHLAARHFGNGVPRHDRDAWFDAVNVGGTRTLLAAMRAAGVRKMVFFSTDMTYGLPQRLPVTPDHSQHPLGPYGRSKLEAETLILRAVREEGLRATIFRPRLISGPGRLGTLATLFNLIRRGLPVPMIGSGRNRYQMISVEDCVRAALRAVEAGCPTGPFNLGSEAPKTARELLGAVIRHARSRSILIPTPARLVTATLALLDRAGHPLMYPEQYLSADADFVFDTSTTREQLGWRAEDDDVDVMIAAYEAFLRV, from the coding sequence ATGCGGCACATCGTCATCGGCTCAAGCGGTTTCGTCGGCCAGCGGCTGGTCCAGGCTCTGCGCGCGGCCGGGAAGCCGGTCGTGGCGTTCAGCCGCGCGCCCGCCCCCGACGGCGGGGATGCCGGCCTCTTCGTGGCGGGCGACCTCCGCAAGCCGGAGGACCTCGACCGCCTCGGCATGCGGCCCGATGACGTGGTCCACCATCTGGCGGCGCGCCATTTCGGCAACGGCGTGCCCCGCCATGACCGCGACGCCTGGTTCGACGCGGTCAATGTCGGCGGTACCCGGACCCTGCTGGCGGCGATGCGCGCGGCCGGGGTGCGGAAGATGGTCTTCTTCTCCACCGACATGACCTATGGGCTGCCGCAGCGCCTGCCGGTCACTCCCGACCACTCCCAGCACCCGCTCGGCCCCTATGGGCGGAGCAAGCTGGAGGCCGAGACCCTGATCCTGCGGGCGGTACGCGAGGAGGGGCTGCGGGCCACCATCTTCCGCCCCCGCCTGATCAGCGGGCCGGGCCGGCTCGGCACCCTGGCGACCCTGTTCAACCTGATCCGCCGCGGCCTGCCGGTGCCGATGATCGGCAGCGGGCGGAACCGCTACCAGATGATCTCGGTCGAGGATTGCGTGCGCGCCGCCTTGCGAGCGGTGGAAGCCGGCTGCCCCACCGGCCCCTTCAACCTGGGCTCCGAGGCGCCCAAGACGGCGCGCGAGCTGCTGGGCGCGGTGATCCGCCATGCCCGCTCCCGCTCCATCCTCATTCCCACCCCGGCGCGGCTGGTGACGGCGACCCTGGCGCTGCTCGACCGGGCCGGGCACCCGCTGATGTATCCCGAACAGTATCTGAGCGCCGATGCCGACTTCGTCTTCGACACCAGCACCACCCGCGAACAGCTGGGCTGGCGGGCCGAGGACGACGATGTCGACGTGATGATCGCCGCCTATGAGGCCTTTCTGCGCGTATGA
- a CDS encoding type II toxin-antitoxin system PemK/MazF family toxin, producing MKQGEIWMVASDSGQIQPSRIMMDKIMAIPRVKVGQHIGGIEHEQGFKRESGHQGTY from the coding sequence ATGAAACAGGGCGAGATCTGGATGGTGGCCAGCGACAGCGGCCAGATCCAGCCGTCCCGAATCATGATGGACAAGATCATGGCCATCCCGCGGGTCAAGGTCGGGCAGCACATCGGCGGCATCGAACATGAACAGGGGTTCAAGCGCGAAAGCGGACATCAAGGGACGTACTGA
- a CDS encoding antitoxin MazE-like protein produces MPAIRQSPREKVKAYRARVRAQGLRPVRFWIPDVRNPAFVAEARRQPLAGWGPLDDGE; encoded by the coding sequence ATGCCCGCGATCCGCCAATCCCCGCGCGAGAAGGTGAAGGCGTACCGTGCACGGGTTCGGGCGCAGGGCCTGCGCCCGGTGCGGTTCTGGATCCCGGACGTCCGCAACCCGGCCTTCGTCGCGGAAGCCCGGCGCCAGCCCCTGGCGGGCTGGGGACCGCTGGATGACGGGGAATGA
- a CDS encoding biotin/lipoyl-binding protein: MSIALTPTTDPSAGPGVAGFAPVDPRGSLRLPGLRDDLALLPAPAGQDGAPGWTIHDPVRNRYFRIGPEAFALIAHWHNGTPSAIAAAVAAESLFEPTIDDIMGFHRFLAVSNLTVTTDTAYLAQQAAARKTGWFWWLVHNYLFFRIPLARPDRFLSATVGLVAPFYSRGWLVLVLMTAILAGLLVARQWDAFLHTFQHFFSPEGLALYGVTLLGTKICHELGHAYTAKRFGCRVPTMGVAFLVMWPVLYTDTTDAWRLVSRRQRLAVGAAGMATELTIAVFATLAWSFLPDGPLRSAAYFLATVSWVTTLAINLSPFMRFDGYYLLSDALDVPNLQERGFAMARWKLREWLFGLGMAPPEEMPAGRRRILLVYSYVTWVYRLVLFLGIALLVYHVAIKVLGILLFAIEIGWFVARPFLNEAGAWWGLRERFRPNLRTGLTLAGLAAAVVLTLLPVTSTVSVPVVWRASGFATVYAPFPARLEEILVTRGRTVVEGEPLFRLTAPDLEGKLHQTNLRIDWLQDQIARMTASREQLDRVRAMEEDLAAAIAERQGFLDSRERLVVRAPLSGTVRDMEDGLTPGRWIGPKLPLAMVVAPGGGELVGYVGEGDFDRLRPGAGAEFHPDDPLAPRRAARVRAVDPVAVSVLDVPALASVNGGPVAVEGQAAQNGQPGQPRGGAGRGALTPVEAVYRVTLDVDPAAAGGVREGPERVTRGIVRVSGEARSIAERFWRMAASVLIRETGF, encoded by the coding sequence GTGTCCATCGCCCTCACCCCGACCACCGATCCCTCTGCTGGCCCCGGCGTTGCCGGTTTCGCTCCCGTCGACCCGCGGGGCTCCCTGCGACTGCCGGGCCTGCGCGACGATCTGGCCCTGCTGCCGGCACCGGCGGGGCAGGACGGGGCGCCGGGCTGGACCATTCACGATCCGGTCCGCAACCGCTATTTCCGCATCGGGCCGGAGGCCTTCGCGTTGATCGCGCACTGGCACAACGGCACTCCGTCGGCCATCGCCGCGGCGGTGGCGGCGGAAAGCCTGTTCGAGCCGACGATCGATGACATCATGGGCTTCCACCGGTTCCTGGCGGTCAGCAACCTGACCGTCACCACCGACACCGCCTATCTGGCGCAGCAGGCGGCGGCCCGGAAGACCGGCTGGTTCTGGTGGCTGGTCCACAATTATCTGTTCTTCCGCATCCCCCTGGCGCGGCCCGACCGTTTCCTGTCGGCGACGGTGGGGCTGGTGGCGCCCTTCTACAGTCGGGGCTGGCTGGTCCTTGTGCTGATGACCGCGATCCTGGCCGGGCTGCTGGTGGCGCGCCAGTGGGATGCCTTCCTGCACACCTTCCAGCATTTCTTCTCGCCCGAAGGACTGGCGCTCTACGGGGTCACGCTGCTTGGCACCAAGATCTGCCACGAGCTTGGCCATGCCTACACTGCCAAGCGCTTCGGCTGCCGGGTGCCAACCATGGGAGTGGCTTTCCTGGTGATGTGGCCGGTGCTCTACACCGACACCACCGATGCCTGGAGGCTGGTCTCGCGCCGGCAGAGGCTGGCGGTGGGGGCCGCCGGCATGGCCACCGAGCTGACGATCGCCGTCTTCGCGACGCTGGCCTGGAGCTTCCTGCCCGACGGTCCGCTGCGCAGCGCCGCCTATTTCCTGGCGACGGTCAGCTGGGTCACCACGCTGGCGATCAACCTCAGCCCCTTCATGCGCTTCGACGGCTATTACCTGCTGTCCGACGCGCTGGACGTGCCCAACTTGCAGGAGCGCGGCTTCGCCATGGCGCGCTGGAAGCTGCGGGAATGGCTGTTCGGCCTGGGCATGGCCCCGCCGGAGGAGATGCCGGCGGGGCGCCGCCGCATCCTGCTGGTCTATTCCTACGTCACCTGGGTCTACCGGCTGGTGCTGTTCCTCGGCATCGCGCTGCTGGTCTACCATGTCGCCATCAAGGTTCTGGGGATCCTGTTGTTCGCCATCGAGATAGGCTGGTTCGTCGCCCGTCCTTTCCTGAACGAGGCCGGGGCCTGGTGGGGCCTGCGCGAGCGCTTCCGGCCGAACCTGCGCACCGGGCTGACACTGGCCGGGCTGGCGGCGGCGGTCGTCCTGACGCTGCTGCCGGTGACCAGCACCGTGTCGGTGCCGGTGGTCTGGCGGGCGTCCGGCTTCGCCACCGTCTATGCCCCCTTTCCCGCCCGGCTGGAGGAGATTCTGGTCACCCGTGGCCGGACGGTGGTGGAGGGCGAGCCGCTGTTCCGTCTGACCGCCCCCGACCTGGAGGGCAAGCTGCACCAGACCAACCTGCGCATTGATTGGTTGCAGGACCAGATCGCCCGCATGACCGCCAGCCGCGAGCAGCTCGACCGCGTGCGGGCGATGGAGGAGGATCTGGCCGCCGCGATCGCCGAGCGGCAGGGGTTTCTCGACAGCCGCGAGCGGCTGGTGGTGCGCGCTCCGCTGTCGGGCACCGTGCGCGACATGGAGGATGGGCTGACCCCCGGCCGCTGGATCGGGCCGAAGCTGCCGCTGGCGATGGTGGTGGCGCCGGGCGGCGGCGAGCTGGTCGGCTATGTCGGCGAGGGCGATTTCGACCGTCTGCGGCCGGGGGCTGGCGCGGAATTCCACCCCGACGATCCACTGGCTCCCCGACGGGCCGCCCGGGTGCGGGCGGTCGATCCGGTCGCCGTATCGGTCCTGGACGTGCCGGCCCTCGCCTCGGTCAATGGCGGCCCGGTGGCGGTGGAGGGACAGGCGGCCCAGAACGGGCAGCCGGGCCAGCCGCGCGGCGGAGCCGGCCGCGGCGCGCTCACCCCGGTTGAAGCGGTCTACCGCGTCACCCTGGATGTCGACCCGGCTGCGGCCGGCGGCGTACGGGAGGGACCCGAACGCGTCACCCGTGGCATCGTCCGCGTGTCGGGCGAGGCCCGCAGCATCGCCGAACGCTTCTGGCGCATGGCCGCGTCGGTGCTGATCCGCGAGACGGGGTTCTGA